In Planococcus versutus, the DNA window GTCATACCCGAATGTTCTGGATCGCGCAGTGCAAGTAAGCTTGATATGCCAAACAAGCGTGGGAAACGAATACCAAAACGCTGTAATTCTTCTCTTACATAAGTCACTACCTCATCTTTTTCTTTTTCATCATTCGCAAGATCGATTGCATTAACGACAAAAAACATTTTATCCATTTCAAACGCGTCTTTTACTCTTCCTAGTTGAATCAAAAATTCTCTGTCCGCTCGTGCAAATGCGTGGTTGTAATACGTGATAAACAAAATGGCATCTGCGTTGCGAATATACTCAAAAGCCACATTGGTATGACGGGCATTGATTGAATCCGCTCCCGGTGTATCAACAAGCGTAACACCATTACGTGTGAGTTCACAATCATAATAAAAATCAATTTCGTTAACAAAACAACTTTTTTCTTCTTTAGCTACGTATAAGCCAAAATCTTCACGATTGGTTCGAATTGTTTCACCTAAACGCTCTTTAAAGTTTGGGTATCCTTTATTAAAGGCTGTGATAAAGGATTTATGAACTTGCTGCTCTGTTGGTGTATTTTCTGGAAGTTTCTTTGATTTATCGAAAGCATCTTCTAGTGAAAAAACTTGAATACCTAGCGCTTGAAAAGAATTTTGTACATCTTCAGTCATTTGCGACTGCGTTTTTAAACGCACATCGGCAGTTTCGTGCGGATGCTGTTCTGAGACAGGACGGATTCGGTTAATCGTTGCAGTAGTGGGATTAGGAGATACGGGTAACACAGATTCTCCCATTAGAGCATTAGCAAATGAGGATTTCCCAGCACTAAATGCCCCGAATAATGCAATGGTGAATTCTTGTCCTTCTAGCCGACTTGCTTTTCGTTTTAAGTAAGCCGCAGTTTCCGCAAAACCTTTAATCGGATCGATCACTTTAGCCGTCCGGTTGGCTCGTTCGATTACAGCTTCCTCATCAAAAGAACCTATTTCTATTACCTCGGTTTGTTGATCTTGTTGATCTTGTGTTTGTTCATCTTTTTGAAGCATCGATGGATCGAATTCGGTCATTTCCTCAAGTGAAATTTGAAATTCTTCTAGCCATTGATCGACTCGTTTCTCTGCTGCTATTTTTTGATTTGGCAGTATGGCCGAATAAGATTTTTTTACTTTTTCAATTTTATTGTCCATTTCTTCAAGTGTTTGAATGGCCAGCATTTTTTGGGACAAGGCTTGTGCTTTCATGTCAATTTCTGTACTAGCATCATCTGTCATACTTTCAAATTTTTCTTCTTGTGCTTTTTTCCAGCCGTCTGTTTCACGAATAAACCAGCGCTGTACAGCCACTGAAATACTCGTAGCAAAATTCAATACAGCATCTCCTGTTACAGAAGCACCTGTTGGCGTTTGATCTTCAACAACTGAAAATGGCACATCAAATACTTTATCATCAATCGCCAAAGATTCATTATCCGTTAATAGTCCAGCATCTTTTAATGATGATTTCATTAATTTTTTGATGTGATTTGTTATTTGAGAAGAAACGGTTGTCGCTAAGCGTTCTTCTACTTCTAGTTTTCTAATTTGGCGCTCTTCTTCTGTTTTTTTACCACTAAATAGCATGCCAACTTTAAAATTTGATTGAACAGATTCTAAATAATTTGTTAACGCATTGCGTAATTCATAAGGCATTATATTGGCATTTTCAAGTAATTCTTTGCGACTTTTCTCAAACTTTGCTTGCCAGTTTCCAAAATCTTGAACAGATATTCTACGTGACACTAATGCATTCTCTTTTTTCAGATCTTCACGCATTTCCCATTCTTCTGGATCCAAAACAGATGCAAATGCTTGCAAACGTTCTTCTTTTTCATCTTCAAGAAATTTAATATGCTCATCTTTTAATTGACTTAACGCTAGATCTGAAGCTGCGCCAATATGTCCTTTCCAGCCTTCCATAGTAGATGCTACTAAAGTTTTCACTTGTTCATAATCGTTTCCTGGAAAATCAAAGTCCTTTAAAGATGTAAAGAAAATACCTTTTGGTATGACGCCCCATACCGCAAACGAATCATGAACAGATTGTTGGAAATCCTCAAAACTCATTTCGCTATTTTGATGCTTGTCGATTTGATTAACAATCAAGTACAACTCTGTATACTTTTGTAATTCTTTTGTAAAATTAAAATTCAGTTCTGATTGAACATGATTGTAGTCCATAACATAAAACACCATATCTGCAATATGCAATGCCGATTCTGTCGATAAACGATGGGCGTCATCTGTCGAATCAACTCCTGGTGTATCCATTACTGTTATGCCTTTTGGCAAAACTGAAGCTTGGTGACCAATGTCGATTTGAGTAACATCACCACTTTTACAAAATTCCTTTACAGCATTAAAATCGTAATTCTCTGGAAAATAAACAGGTTTTTTGTTGCGCATATTTACAATTGCAAAATCTGTATCTGCTTTTTGAACGTTGACAATGTTAGCACTTGTGGGTATTGGGCTAGATGGCAATAAAGTCTCGCCTGTCAATGCGTTGATCATAGATGACTTCCCCGATGAAAAATGTCCGGCAAAGCCAATAATAAAATTGTTTTTCAATATTTTTTTTGCGAATAAATGGGCTTTTGCTTTTCTTTCGGTATCTTCGTTTTCTTCAAAAATTTTATAAAGATGCGCTGTTTCAAGCAATTCTTGTTTATGATCAACTACTGTCATTTAGAAATCTCCTTCTCCGCATACTGTTCTCTATCATATCATTTTTATCAGAGAACGAAAAACATCCTTCCTAATTTTAAGAAGGATGTTAGTATTATTATGAAAATCCATGAATCGACATACCACCATCAACAAAAAGTGTTTGGCCGGTAATGTAACTTGCTGCATCTGAAGCTAAAAATACCACGGGTGATGCTACTTCTGGTAATTCTCCGACACGTTTCATTGGAGTTACGGCCAATATGGAATCCAAATAAGCAGGGTCGCTTAAAATTTTTTCGGTTAAAGGCGTTTTGAAATACCACGGACCAATTGCATTGACACGAATATTTTTTGGTCCCCATTCCATAGCCATAACTTTTGTCATTTGAATAATGGCTGCTTTAGAAGCTGCATAAATCACACCGGTTTTCAATGCACGATCTCCCCCGACAGAACTAATATTAATAATGGAGCTGCCACTCGTCATTTTTTTCACAGCTTCTTGTGAAAACATAAAGACACTTTGTGCATTAGTGTCCATAATTTGGTGCCACTCCGTATCAGTTGCATTTGATAACGACGAACGAATATTCATTCCTGCATTGTTGACCAAAATATCAAGTGCCCCAAAATGGTCTACTGTTTTTTTAACTGCCGCTTGGATATCGTTGCGTTTAGTGATATCAGCTTGTATGTAAATGGTTCGGTTATTATTAATTTGTTGCTGTGTTTCTTGTAAGTCTGACACTGTTCGTGACACCAACATGACATTCGCACCAGCTTCTGCGAGCGCTACCGCAATTGCTTTGCCAATTCCTTTACCTGCTCCTGTTACGATTGCTGTTTTGTTTTCCAAACTAAATGATTTTAACATGATCCATCGCCTCCGCTTTTAGTATAATCACAACATTCACTATTTGTCTTCTTCGATCCACTAAAGAAAAACCACCGTGAAGTTCACGGCGGTTGATACTTACTCTTTTAGTTGATAAATTTTAGTATATTTTTCTTCAAGATAATTTGCTAAATAGTCTGGGTTCAAGCCTTCACCGGTCACATCTTTCAAAATGTCCATCGGCTTTTTGAAAGCACCGTAGTGATGAATGTTGGTTGTTAACCAATCGCGGACCGGCTGTATATTCCGTTTTACCAACAGCTCATCGTAATTCGGCACATCTTTAAGCATCGCTTGCTTAAACTGGGCTGCATACATATAGCCAAGTGCATAAGAAGGGAAGTAGCCAAAACTTGCTCCAGCCCAGTGAACATCTTGCAACACGCCTTCTGCGTCATTTGTAGGACGTATACCTAAATATTCTTCGTACTTATCATTCCATAGCTGAGGCAAATCACTTACTTGTAGTTCTCCATTAAACAAGCCTTTTTCAAGTTCATACCGTACCATAATGTGAAGTGCATAAGACAATTCATCGGCTTCGATACGAATTAACGATGGCTTTGACTCATTGATTGCTCTTACATAGTCAAGCAATTGCACGTTTTTAAATTGATCAGGCGCATATTGCTTTAACAGATCAAAGTTTTCTTGCCAAAAATATTCACTACGCCCGATGAAATTTTCACAAAATAGAGACTGTGATTCATGCATGCCCATAGAAGCGCCTGTTTCAATCGGCAAACCGGCTAAAGCATTTCCGAGGTTTTGTTCATACATGGCATGACCACCTTCGTGGATTGTACCAAATACAGCCGTTCGAAAATCGCTTTCGTCATACTTTGTAGTCACACGAATGTCTTGTCGATTGATTGAAATCATGAAAGGATGAACAGTTTCGTCTAGTCGTCCTGCGTTAAAATCATATCCAAGTTGTGCTAACATTTCACGACTAAAATCTCGTTGTGCTTGTTTCGGAAAATGCTCGTACAAAAATGCCGTTTCTGGTTTATTCGGAGATGCTGCGATTTTTTGTACCAATGGCACAATGCGTTCGCGCAACTTGCCGAATACGCTATCAAGAATTTCTGTAGTCATACCCGGCTCGTATTGATCGAGTAGCGTATTGTATACACTACCGTTTTTCTCACCCCAATAGTCAACCATTTTTTTAGTTGCGCTAACCAAGTCTTCTAGATAAGGAAGAAACAGCGGAAAATCCGAATTCTCTTTTGCTGTTTCCCATACCGACTCCGCTTTAGATTTTAAAACAACAAACTTTTTGTATTCTTCAGGTGGAACTTTTTTACTCAAATTGTATTCTTTTCGCGCTTCTTCTACTGAACGACAAATAAACGGATCCAAATTTGCTGTTTCTGCTTCTAGAGAAGAAAGCAATTCACCAAATTCGTCCGAAGTCGACAAACTAAAAACTTCTGCAGACAATGTACCAATTGTTTCAGAGCGTAGTTCTACTCCTTTTTTTGGTGCACCTGTTCGCAAATCCCAGTACAATAATGCAATTGCTTCTTCGTAGCCTTTAATTTTGCTAAAGTGTTCGGTAAAGCGTTTTTCAAGTGACAAAAAAATCCCCCCTATACTTAATGTGCTTATTGTATCATAGCTTTACTTATAGCTTAAAAATTTTTAGCAGGAACTGGTAAAATCGTTTCCCATAAATGTTCGACACGCAGTTCATCTTCGTTTAGCAATAAATGAATTTCACCGTGATCTTTTGAAGTACGAATCAAACGACCAATTCCTTGCTGAATGCGAAGTTGCATAAAAGGTAGATCGATTTCTTCTAATGGATTGTTGCTGAATTTACGTTTTGCATCAAAGACGGGATCTTTTGGTGGAAATGGCAAATCGACGATGATGACTTTTGTTAAAGCTTCGCCTGGTAAATCCAATCCTTCCCATAAATGATACGAACACAAAATTTGGAATTTGCCTTCTTGGAACTCTTTAACAACGGTCGATAATTCACGGTCTCCTTCAAACTCAATGGTATATTGATGATCGAGTGGAAGAGATTTTTTGAAATTTTCCATGTCTACTTTAGAAGTAAATAGTGCAAGTGTCTGATCTCCTGAACTAAATAAGTCATACACCCGTGCGAATTTCTGCTGTTGTTCTAATGGATGTTTGAAAATTTTCATCACTTCTTCGTAATCAAACGGAGATGACACAGAAAATGACTGAAATTCGT includes these proteins:
- a CDS encoding dynamin family protein, which encodes MTVVDHKQELLETAHLYKIFEENEDTERKAKAHLFAKKILKNNFIIGFAGHFSSGKSSMINALTGETLLPSSPIPTSANIVNVQKADTDFAIVNMRNKKPVYFPENYDFNAVKEFCKSGDVTQIDIGHQASVLPKGITVMDTPGVDSTDDAHRLSTESALHIADMVFYVMDYNHVQSELNFNFTKELQKYTELYLIVNQIDKHQNSEMSFEDFQQSVHDSFAVWGVIPKGIFFTSLKDFDFPGNDYEQVKTLVASTMEGWKGHIGAASDLALSQLKDEHIKFLEDEKEERLQAFASVLDPEEWEMREDLKKENALVSRRISVQDFGNWQAKFEKSRKELLENANIMPYELRNALTNYLESVQSNFKVGMLFSGKKTEEERQIRKLEVEERLATTVSSQITNHIKKLMKSSLKDAGLLTDNESLAIDDKVFDVPFSVVEDQTPTGASVTGDAVLNFATSISVAVQRWFIRETDGWKKAQEEKFESMTDDASTEIDMKAQALSQKMLAIQTLEEMDNKIEKVKKSYSAILPNQKIAAEKRVDQWLEEFQISLEEMTEFDPSMLQKDEQTQDQQDQQTEVIEIGSFDEEAVIERANRTAKVIDPIKGFAETAAYLKRKASRLEGQEFTIALFGAFSAGKSSFANALMGESVLPVSPNPTTATINRIRPVSEQHPHETADVRLKTQSQMTEDVQNSFQALGIQVFSLEDAFDKSKKLPENTPTEQQVHKSFITAFNKGYPNFKERLGETIRTNREDFGLYVAKEEKSCFVNEIDFYYDCELTRNGVTLVDTPGADSINARHTNVAFEYIRNADAILFITYYNHAFARADREFLIQLGRVKDAFEMDKMFFVVNAIDLANDEKEKDEVVTYVREELQRFGIRFPRLFGISSLLALRDPEHSGMTPFEDAFHHFLQEELKGMAVQSLAEEEQKAVDRFGSLIEHTETNLLRKDERLEELKHMEQQLRILFGTSIAKLVEREALQELDELLYYVNQRVFYRFNDFFKEAFNPSVFSNKSAQQALDIALQDINEMTGFDFQQELRVTNFRLAQFIEKKLESRFKEDTVKLKERNSDFSFTPYEVQEASSIDISKPFTSANYSSVKSYYKNNKSFFEKNEKEKLRDALQALMEPDALRYLDHQKKELINWATFWIEQEAEGLRQHVLRQAVDQIDSERTLLQQSEKLVQWKKLYANLIDGRV
- a CDS encoding SDR family NAD(P)-dependent oxidoreductase, whose product is MLKSFSLENKTAIVTGAGKGIGKAIAVALAEAGANVMLVSRTVSDLQETQQQINNNRTIYIQADITKRNDIQAAVKKTVDHFGALDILVNNAGMNIRSSLSNATDTEWHQIMDTNAQSVFMFSQEAVKKMTSGSSIINISSVGGDRALKTGVIYAASKAAIIQMTKVMAMEWGPKNIRVNAIGPWYFKTPLTEKILSDPAYLDSILAVTPMKRVGELPEVASPVVFLASDAASYITGQTLFVDGGMSIHGFS
- a CDS encoding carboxypeptidase M32; amino-acid sequence: MSLEKRFTEHFSKIKGYEEAIALLYWDLRTGAPKKGVELRSETIGTLSAEVFSLSTSDEFGELLSSLEAETANLDPFICRSVEEARKEYNLSKKVPPEEYKKFVVLKSKAESVWETAKENSDFPLFLPYLEDLVSATKKMVDYWGEKNGSVYNTLLDQYEPGMTTEILDSVFGKLRERIVPLVQKIAASPNKPETAFLYEHFPKQAQRDFSREMLAQLGYDFNAGRLDETVHPFMISINRQDIRVTTKYDESDFRTAVFGTIHEGGHAMYEQNLGNALAGLPIETGASMGMHESQSLFCENFIGRSEYFWQENFDLLKQYAPDQFKNVQLLDYVRAINESKPSLIRIEADELSYALHIMVRYELEKGLFNGELQVSDLPQLWNDKYEEYLGIRPTNDAEGVLQDVHWAGASFGYFPSYALGYMYAAQFKQAMLKDVPNYDELLVKRNIQPVRDWLTTNIHHYGAFKKPMDILKDVTGEGLNPDYLANYLEEKYTKIYQLKE